A single region of the Manihot esculenta cultivar AM560-2 chromosome 12, M.esculenta_v8, whole genome shotgun sequence genome encodes:
- the LOC110627663 gene encoding beta-galactosidase 10-like: MKNLSSALPTCFSLLILPLLFFFLSFTLCFGGNVTYDSRSLIIDGQRKLLISAAIHYPRSVPGVNVVQTAKEGGVDVIETYVFWNGHEPSVSNYYFEKRFDLVKFAKIVQQAGLYLILRIGPFVAAEWNFGGVPVWLHYVPDTVFRTDNYNFKYHMQKFMTYIVNLMKQEKLFAWQGGPIILTQVENEYGFYESFYGEGGKRYAMWAAEMAVSLNAGVPWTMCQQFDAPDIVINTCNSFYCDQFKPIFPDKPKIWTENWPGWFQTFGAPNPHRPPEDIAFSVARFFQKGGSVQNYYMYHGGTNFGRTSGGPFITTSYDYEAPIDEYGLPRLPKWAHLRELHRAIKLCEHTMLNSNPVNLSLGPSQEADVFADASGAGVAFLANTDEKNEKIVEFRNMSYHLPAWSVSILPDCKNVVFNTAKVSSQTSVVEMVPEDMRPSDKVLKALKWESFVENAGIWGNPDFVKKGFVDHINTTQDTTDYLWYTTSINVSEREEFLKKGSRPILLIESKGHALHAFVNQKLQDFVGSWRLVAAQPIKEERKRKLKH, from the exons ATGAAGAATCTCTCTTCAGCACTTCCCACTTGCTTCTCTCTGCTTATACTACCACTGTTGTTCTTCTTTTTGTCCTTCACATTGTGTTTTGGAGGAAATGTCACTTATGATTCTCGCTCTCTCATCATCGATGGCCAGCGAAAGCTTCTCATCTCTGCTGCCATTCATTATCCTCGTAGCGTCCCTGGGGTTA ATGTGGTACAAACAGCAAAAGAAGGAGGGGTGGATGTGATCGAAACATATGTGTTCTGGAACGGTCATGAACCTTCCGTCTCCAAT TACTATTTCGAGAAAAGGTTCGATCTGGTCAAGTTTGCGAAGATTGTTCAGCAGGCCGGGTTGTATTTAATTCTTCGCATTGGCCCATTTGTTGCTGCAGAATGGAATTTTGG GGGAGTACCTGTTTGGTTGCATTATGTTCCTGACACCGTCTTTCGAACTGATAATTATAACTTCAAG TATCACATGCAGAAATTCATGACTTACATAGTGAACCTAATGAAGCAAGAGAAGCTTTTTGCGTGGCAGGGAGGTCCCATCATCTTGACTCAG GTTGAAAATGAATATGGATTCTATGAAAGCTTTTATGGAGAAGGAGGGAAGCGGTATGCCATGTGGGCAGCTGAAATGGCTGTTTCTCTAAATGCTGGTGTGCCTTGGACAATGTGCCAGCAGTTTGATGCTCCAGATATTGTG ATAAATACTTGTAATTCCTTCTACTGCGATCAATTTAAACCTATTTTTCCAGACAAGCCTAAAATTTGGACTGAGAATTGGCCTGGATG GTTTCAGACATTTGGGGCCCCTAATCCTCACAGGCCACCTGAAGATATTGCTTTTTCTGTTGCTCGTTTCTTCCAGAAAGGTGGCAGTGTACAAAATTATTACATG TATCATGGTGGAACAAATTTCGGTCGCACTTCAGGCGGACCATTCATTACAACAAGTTATGACTACGAGGCACCAATAGATGAATATG GGTTACCTAGGCTTCCAAAATGGGCACACCTTAGGGAACTCCATAGGGCTATTAAATTATGTGAGCATACGATGCTGAACAGTAACCCAGTTAATCTGTCACTTGGTCCTTCCCAAGAG GCTGATGTCTTTGCTGATGCATCAGGAGCAGGCGTTGCCTTCCTTGCTAACACAGATGAAAAGAATGAGAAGATTGTTGAATTTCGGAATATGTCATATCACCTGCCTGCTTGGTCAGTTAGCATTCTGCCTGATTGCAAGAATGTAGTATTCAATACTGCAAAG GTGAGTTCCCAGACATCTGTAGTTGAAATGGTACCTGAGGATATGAGGCCATCAGATAAAGTCTTGAAAGCTCTTAAGTGGGAATCATTTGTGGAGAATGCTGGGATTTGGGGAAATCCAGACTTTGTTAAGAAGGGTTTTGTGGATCACATCAATACCACACAAGATACCACTGACTACCTCTGGTATACAACAAG TATTAATGTCAGCGAACGTGAAGAGTTCTTGAAGAAGGGAAGCCGGCCAATTCTTCTGATTGAGTCAAAGGGTCATGCTCTTCATGCTTTTGTGAATCAGAAACTTCAAG ATTTTGTTGGAAGTTGGCGTTTAGTAGCAGCACAGCCCATAAAggaggaaagaaaaagaaaattgaaacaTTAA